From the genome of Desmodus rotundus isolate HL8 chromosome 2, HLdesRot8A.1, whole genome shotgun sequence, one region includes:
- the RTP5 gene encoding LOW QUALITY PROTEIN: receptor-transporting protein 5 (The sequence of the model RefSeq protein was modified relative to this genomic sequence to represent the inferred CDS: inserted 4 bases in 3 codons; deleted 2 bases in 1 codon) — translation MGTWTGPLARLVAKRKPEDPGSLPEENLASGTLDSGRVQDWLRVLFSCSGGSATAGGGWSSAHVHILFHQWWDVGSCLELMKMCVWALRCQLCLPDAXGHRQVRLLTPRLFFSKLALFVLQKCYQESIHSPXLPEVCFGNHYEACDFGVCFFQKPLDPAWGPMARXPSIIQARPSVSDPSLRATTASARMWSPGVCGWGCVCPGGGSPSEAAPQGLLIIHRGSSLRASPSSLGALVSIRATPTTAKVPACWAATSRGTGPAGHQPRGDLLWARRPRSRREKDFLEEEDDGWCWTLSDPHEVFWFWVFLACCSALDQDAPVRPPRTPPPAPLLPPALSCDALMWPRAALPLCDGAGRLDSCC, via the exons ATGGGCACGTGGACTGGCCCCTTAGCCAGGCTTGTGGCCAAGAGGAAACCCGAGGACCCTGGGAGCTTGCCAGAAGAGAACCTGGCCTCTGGGACCCTGGACAGCGGCCGTGTCCAGGATTGGCTGAGGGTGCTTTTTAGCTGCAGTGGAGG TTCGGCCACTGCTGGTGGGGGCTGGTCCTCTGCCCACGTGCACATCCTATTCCATCAGTGGTGGGACGTGGGCAGCTGCCTGGAGCTGATGAAGATGTGCGTCTGGGCCTTGCGGTGCCAGTTGTGTCTGCCAGACG TGGGACACCGCCAGGTGAGGCTGCTGACCCCGCGGCTCTTCTTTAGCAAGCTGGCCCTGTTCGTCCTGCAGAAGTGCTACCAGGAGAGCATCCACTCCCC GCTGCCCGAAGTCTGCTTCGGAAACCACTATGAAGCCTGTGACTTTGGGGTCTGCTTCTTCCAGAAGCCCCTGGACCCTGCCTGGGGGCCCATGGCCA GCCCCAGCATCATCCAGGCCAGGCCAAGTGTGTCGGACCCCTCTCTGAGGGCAACCACTGCctcagcaaggatgtggagccCTGGCGTGTGTGGGTGGGGCTGTGTCTGCCCTGGAGGGGGTTCTCCCAGTGAGGCTGCCCCCCAGGGGCTGCTGATCATCCACAGGGGCTCCAGTCTCAGGGCCTCACCCAGCAGCCTGGGCGCCCTGGTCAGCATCAGAGCCACACCCACCACAGCAAaggtgcctgcctgctgggcagCAA CATCAAGAGGCACAGGGCCTGCCGGGCATCAGCCACGAGGGGATCTGCTGTGGGCAAGGAGGCCTCGGTCCCGCAGGGAGAAGGACTTCTTGGAGGAGGAAGAC GATGGCTGGTGCTGGACGCTTTCCGACCCCCATGAAGTGTTCTGGTTCTGGGTGTTCCTGGCCTGCTGCAGTGCTCTGGACCAG GACGCCCCAGTTCGACCCCcacgcaccccacccccagccccgctgCTGCCTCCTGCGCTGTCCTGCGACGCCCTCATGTGGCCGCGGGCGGCACTGCCGCTTTGCGATGGGGCGGGCAGGTTGGACAGCTGTTGTTAA